The proteins below come from a single Treponema phagedenis genomic window:
- the mnmA gene encoding tRNA 2-thiouridine(34) synthase MnmA, whose protein sequence is MKILVGLSGGVDSAVAAKLLLEQGHEVSSVTMQMISPVGEIIKSQEQDIADARAIANTLGIDFFTLDLRSAFREEIMNYFAETYKQGLTPNPCFICNKKMKFGRLLDVALERGFDAIATGHYAQIMRDLKTGRYLLLQGSDSKKDQSYFLALLNQFQLAHIMFPLGNYTKPEVRKIAEKAGLISAHRPDSQDICFVPNGDYAKIVEALLPETFTEGNFLDTKGKIIGKHRGLHHYTIGQRRGLALAFGEPVYVVSKDAKTNTVCVGSSENLFASALVAENVNFIAVEKLTEPIVCTVKTRYRQNEIPARLIPITEDSLRVEFLQPERAVAAGQALVCYKDGAVFAGGIITAVEPWAKPQ, encoded by the coding sequence ATGAAAATACTGGTAGGATTAAGCGGCGGTGTTGATTCCGCTGTTGCGGCAAAGTTATTATTGGAACAGGGACATGAGGTAAGCAGCGTTACAATGCAAATGATTTCTCCGGTGGGAGAAATCATCAAAAGTCAGGAACAGGATATTGCGGACGCCCGTGCGATTGCAAATACCTTAGGAATAGATTTTTTTACGCTTGACTTGCGCTCTGCGTTCCGCGAGGAAATTATGAATTATTTTGCGGAAACCTATAAGCAGGGTTTAACACCGAACCCTTGTTTTATTTGCAATAAAAAAATGAAGTTCGGAAGACTCCTTGATGTGGCATTGGAACGGGGCTTTGATGCAATCGCAACCGGTCATTACGCACAAATAATGCGGGATCTGAAAACCGGAAGATATTTATTGTTGCAAGGAAGCGATTCAAAAAAAGACCAAAGCTATTTTTTAGCACTTTTAAATCAGTTCCAGTTAGCGCATATTATGTTCCCACTCGGAAACTATACAAAGCCGGAGGTGCGGAAAATTGCGGAAAAGGCGGGACTGATTTCCGCACATCGACCGGACAGTCAGGATATTTGTTTTGTACCGAACGGAGACTATGCAAAAATAGTGGAAGCACTTTTGCCGGAAACTTTTACCGAGGGAAACTTTCTTGATACAAAGGGAAAGATTATCGGCAAGCATCGGGGGCTCCATCATTATACAATAGGACAGCGGCGCGGGCTTGCACTTGCATTCGGCGAGCCGGTATATGTTGTTTCCAAAGATGCAAAAACAAACACGGTTTGTGTGGGAAGTTCGGAAAACCTTTTTGCTTCCGCTCTTGTTGCGGAAAACGTAAATTTTATTGCGGTTGAAAAGCTTACCGAGCCGATTGTCTGCACGGTAAAAACCCGGTATCGACAAAACGAAATTCCCGCTCGCCTTATACCGATTACAGAGGATTCTCTGCGTGTTGAATTCCTTCAACCGGAGCGGGCGGTTGCCGCGGGACAAGCACTGGTTTGCTACAAAGACGGTGCAGTCTTCGCAGGCGGAATTATCACTGCGGTGGAACCATGGGCGAAGCCTCAGTAA
- a CDS encoding leucine-rich repeat domain-containing protein, with translation MKKTLNWRKLSFLLIALLPLAMCTGCFLLVALELIGTNITIRTTDRSITLRVKTMDGSPCKVLNGLRRLGTIKGDGSKQIIRHINSKEEIVINGTNIQEFDCSNNGGLISLKCQKQGLASLNVSGLSNLTELICSENGLTSLNLSGLTNLEKLDCWNNKLSSLDVSSLRKLKKLRCTWNELTSLHVSGLSSLSELVCHTNQLVSLNLNGLHNLTRLECSGNQLTSLDLSAVPKLQELSCSGNPLAVLNLSAVPQLRELWCVGNQLAALNVSHLNALTRLNCSENQLTSLDLSGLSKLAELKCNKNKLTSLNVSNQNALTLLGCSENKLTSFDLSGLSKLAELKCDKNKLTSLNVRNLSTLSTLNCSDNQLAFLDLSGLTNLTEVNCPRNQLESLDVSSLTNLKKLWCYKNKLTALNLNGLNRLTWLNCSANRLTAEDFKNLFSSLPDRTDKGEAGVAVLYIDIAEEKKL, from the coding sequence ATGAAAAAGACATTGAATTGGAGAAAGCTTTCTTTCCTTTTAATTGCGCTTTTGCCGCTTGCGATGTGTACCGGTTGTTTCTTACTTGTGGCTTTAGAATTGATTGGTACCAATATAACAATACGGACTACCGACAGAAGTATTACCCTTCGAGTAAAAACAATGGATGGCAGTCCTTGTAAAGTTCTAAACGGATTAAGACGGCTTGGCACGATAAAAGGAGATGGCTCAAAGCAAATAATACGCCATATTAACTCGAAAGAAGAAATCGTTATTAACGGAACAAATATACAAGAGTTTGACTGTTCGAATAACGGCGGGCTTATTTCCTTGAAGTGCCAAAAGCAAGGACTTGCATCATTGAATGTAAGCGGATTAAGCAATCTAACTGAACTGATCTGTTCCGAGAATGGACTGACGTCTTTAAATCTAAGCGGATTAACCAATCTGGAAAAGCTTGATTGTTGGAATAATAAGCTTTCATCCTTGGATGTCAGCAGTTTGCGTAAGCTGAAAAAACTGCGCTGCACTTGGAACGAGCTGACTTCTTTACATGTAAGCGGGTTAAGCAGTTTAAGCGAGTTGGTTTGTCATACTAATCAGTTGGTATCTTTGAATCTAAATGGCTTGCATAATTTAACCCGTTTGGAGTGCAGTGGCAATCAACTCACCTCGTTAGACCTTAGTGCAGTACCAAAATTGCAAGAACTGTCGTGCAGCGGAAATCCCCTTGCCGTTTTAAATCTGAGCGCCGTACCACAACTGCGAGAACTGTGGTGCGTCGGCAATCAACTGGCCGCTTTGAATGTAAGCCATTTGAATGCTTTAACTCGGTTGAACTGTTCGGAGAATCAACTGACCTCTTTGGATTTAAGCGGTTTAAGTAAGCTTGCCGAACTGAAGTGCAATAAAAATAAACTCACTTCTTTAAATGTGAGCAATCAGAATGCTCTAACTTTGTTGGGCTGTTCGGAGAATAAACTCACCTCTTTTGATTTAAGCGGTTTGAGTAAGCTTGCCGAACTGAAGTGCGATAAGAATAAACTCACCTCTTTGAATGTGCGCAATCTGAGTACATTGAGTACGCTGAACTGTTCTGATAATCAACTTGCCTTCTTAGATCTGAGCGGTTTGACTAATTTGACCGAAGTGAATTGTCCAAGGAACCAACTTGAATCCTTGGATGTTAGCAGTTTAACTAATCTGAAGAAGCTATGGTGTTATAAGAATAAGCTCACCGCCTTAAATCTGAACGGTTTGAACAGACTAACTTGGTTGAACTGCTCCGCTAATCGGTTGACAGCGGAAGATTTTAAAAATCTTTTTAGTTCGCTTCCGGATCGAACAGATAAGGGTGAGGCTGGAGTAGCGGTATTATATATAGATATAGCCGAGGAAAAAAAATTATAA
- a CDS encoding type I restriction-modification system subunit M produces the protein MANNTNGSNGMVQRAELHRKIWAIADEVRGAVDGWDFKQYILGILFYRFISENMMEFFNSAEHEAGDPEFDYAKISDKEAEKDFRPNTVEAKGFFILPSQLFKNVVKTARKNENLNTDLANIFKSIESSAVGFKSENDIKGLFEDVDTTSNRLGGTVAEKNSRLADILIGISEINFGNFQDNDIDAFGDAYEYLISNYASNAGKSGGEFFTPQTISKLLARLVMDGKTNVNKVYDPTCGSGSLLLQMKKQFEEHIIDEGFFGQEINMTNFNLARMNMFLHNVNYNNFSIKRGDTLLNPLHNNEKPFDAIVSNPPYSIKWIGDDDPTLINDARFAPAGKLAPKSYADYAFIMHSLSYLSSKGRAAIVCFPGIFYRKGAELTIRKYLVDNNFIDCIIQLPENLFFGTSIATCVLVMAKNKTENKTLFIDAGKEFKKETNNNILEDKNIEKIVAEFRDRTNIEYFSRLVDNSEIAENDYNLSVSTYVEKEDTREIIDIKVLNKEIEETVRRIDELRASINEIVKELEDE, from the coding sequence ATGGCAAATAATACAAACGGATCTAATGGAATGGTACAGAGGGCAGAGCTGCATCGTAAGATATGGGCAATTGCGGATGAGGTTCGCGGAGCCGTAGACGGATGGGATTTTAAACAATATATTTTGGGGATTTTATTTTATAGATTTATTTCTGAAAATATGATGGAGTTTTTTAATTCCGCGGAGCATGAAGCGGGCGATCCGGAATTTGATTATGCAAAAATAAGCGATAAAGAAGCTGAGAAAGATTTCAGACCAAATACGGTTGAAGCAAAGGGCTTTTTTATTTTACCGAGTCAATTGTTTAAAAACGTAGTAAAAACCGCGCGCAAAAACGAAAACTTAAATACGGACTTGGCGAATATTTTTAAATCGATTGAATCCAGCGCTGTCGGGTTTAAATCTGAAAATGACATTAAAGGTTTGTTTGAAGATGTGGATACCACTAGCAACCGCCTGGGCGGAACTGTTGCCGAAAAGAATTCCCGATTGGCGGACATATTGATTGGCATTTCAGAAATTAATTTTGGAAATTTTCAGGACAATGACATCGACGCATTTGGTGATGCTTATGAATACTTAATTTCAAACTATGCAAGCAATGCCGGAAAATCGGGCGGAGAATTTTTTACACCGCAAACCATTTCAAAACTTTTAGCAAGGCTTGTCATGGACGGGAAAACAAATGTTAACAAAGTATACGACCCGACATGCGGCAGCGGTTCGCTCTTGCTGCAAATGAAAAAACAGTTTGAAGAACACATCATCGATGAAGGATTTTTTGGTCAGGAAATTAATATGACCAACTTTAACCTTGCCCGCATGAATATGTTTTTGCATAATGTGAATTATAATAACTTTTCAATTAAACGCGGAGACACGCTTCTTAATCCATTGCATAATAATGAAAAGCCCTTTGACGCAATTGTTTCAAATCCTCCGTATTCAATTAAATGGATAGGAGATGATGACCCGACGCTTATAAACGATGCGCGTTTTGCGCCTGCCGGTAAGCTTGCACCGAAGTCCTATGCCGACTACGCCTTTATTATGCACTCCCTAAGTTACTTATCCAGTAAGGGGCGTGCGGCAATAGTTTGTTTTCCCGGCATTTTTTACCGCAAAGGTGCAGAGCTGACTATTCGTAAATATTTGGTAGACAATAACTTTATTGATTGTATTATTCAGCTTCCCGAAAATTTATTTTTTGGAACATCAATTGCAACATGTGTTTTGGTAATGGCAAAAAATAAAACAGAAAACAAAACGCTCTTTATTGATGCTGGCAAAGAATTTAAAAAAGAAACTAACAATAATATTTTGGAAGATAAAAACATTGAAAAGATTGTCGCTGAATTTAGAGACAGAACAAACATCGAATATTTTTCAAGATTAGTTGATAATAGCGAAATAGCCGAAAACGATTATAATTTGTCGGTATCAACCTATGTTGAAAAAGAAGACACGCGGGAAATTATCGATATCAAAGTGCTGAATAAAGAAATTGAAGAAACAGTACGAAGGATTGATGAACTTAGAGCATCCATAAATGAAATAGTAAAGGAGCTTGAAGATGAGTGA
- a CDS encoding virulence RhuM family protein produces the protein MSDRNEFKFLIYSSDAENAFVNVLVKDETIWLTQKSMAELFDCTSDNISLHLKNIYRDGELNEAATIEEFSVVQTEGKRQINRKTKFYNLDAIISVGYRVNSAKATKFRIWATSILKEYMIKGFALDDERLKQGKTLFSKDFFKELLERVRSIRASERRIWQQITDIFAECSIDYDKQSDVTKDFYATVQNKFHYAITGQTAAEIIYSSVDKDKEHMGLQTWKNSPDGRILKSDVGVAKNYLQEKQIRQLERAVVGYFDYIEDLIERENTFTMEEFAKSVNEFLEFRKYDILKDNGKVSRKQAKEKAESEYEIFNKTQKINSDFDEQIKKMLKDEKNDE, from the coding sequence ATGAGTGATCGTAATGAATTTAAATTTTTGATATATAGTTCAGATGCTGAGAATGCTTTCGTTAATGTACTCGTAAAAGATGAAACTATTTGGCTTACACAAAAATCGATGGCGGAGTTGTTTGATTGCACGTCAGACAATATAAGTCTTCATCTAAAAAATATTTATCGAGACGGGGAATTGAATGAGGCTGCAACTATCGAGGAATTCTCGGTAGTTCAAACTGAAGGAAAGCGACAAATAAACCGAAAAACGAAATTCTACAACCTTGATGCAATTATTTCTGTCGGCTACCGTGTTAATTCCGCAAAAGCGACCAAATTCCGCATTTGGGCAACATCAATCCTAAAAGAATATATGATAAAAGGTTTTGCTTTGGATGATGAAAGATTAAAGCAAGGTAAAACCCTGTTCAGCAAAGACTTCTTTAAAGAGCTGTTGGAACGCGTCCGCTCCATTCGTGCAAGCGAAAGAAGAATATGGCAGCAAATAACCGATATCTTTGCTGAGTGCAGTATCGACTATGATAAGCAATCAGATGTAACAAAAGACTTTTACGCAACAGTGCAAAATAAATTTCACTATGCAATTACCGGGCAAACTGCTGCGGAGATAATTTATTCATCAGTGGATAAAGACAAGGAGCATATGGGTTTGCAAACATGGAAAAACAGCCCCGATGGCAGAATTTTAAAAAGCGATGTCGGCGTTGCAAAAAACTACTTGCAAGAAAAACAAATACGCCAACTTGAAAGAGCCGTTGTAGGCTACTTTGATTATATAGAAGATTTAATTGAGCGTGAAAATACTTTTACAATGGAAGAGTTTGCAAAAAGCGTAAACGAATTTTTAGAATTCAGAAAATACGATATTCTCAAAGACAACGGGAAGGTTTCGCGCAAACAAGCAAAAGAAAAAGCGGAATCGGAATATGAAATTTTTAATAAAACACAAAAAATCAACTCTGACTTTGATGAGCAGATAAAAAAAATGCTCAAGGATGAAAAAAATGATGAGTAG
- a CDS encoding restriction endonuclease subunit S — MSKIDELLKNEKVEWKHLWEVTIWDKKFNGVDKNKQKKVYKYHYYLASELQNLVIDGGDIKILTTSRTDLFTNEYLVKDNIKCGEIICIPWGGTPIVQYYNGRFVTSDNRIATSSNVNFLNNKYLFYFLSEKIDVISSFYRGSGIKHPDMSKVLEMIIPIPSLETQEKIVKILDQFTELQVKLRTELQARTKQYNYYRDMLLSEEYLNKLSEKIDLLEDKKEIVWDTIGNICTRQKGINITAGKMKELHKDGAPVRIFAGGSTFADIEIKDIGEENIIRKNSIIVKSRGNIDFEFYEKEFSHKNEMWSYSSKDDKELNIKFLYYYLKNNVKYFRDNAITGKLPQISIGVTDNYKIPKPHIFVQNQIVKVLDKFQELLTNTTGLLPEEISKRQKQYEYYRERLLTFNSKSDNTHTHTHTHTHTHTHTHTHTHTHTR, encoded by the coding sequence ATGAGTAAAATAGATGAATTGTTAAAGAATGAAAAAGTGGAATGGAAGCATCTTTGGGAAGTTACAATTTGGGATAAAAAATTTAATGGTGTTGATAAAAATAAACAAAAAAAAGTTTATAAATATCATTATTATTTAGCAAGTGAATTACAAAACTTAGTTATTGACGGCGGCGATATAAAGATATTAACAACTAGTAGAACTGATTTATTTACTAATGAGTACTTAGTAAAAGATAATATTAAATGTGGTGAGATTATTTGTATTCCTTGGGGAGGAACTCCTATTGTTCAATACTATAATGGTAGGTTTGTTACAAGTGATAATAGAATAGCAACATCTTCAAACGTAAATTTCCTAAATAACAAATATTTGTTTTATTTCTTATCTGAAAAAATAGATGTTATATCAAGTTTTTATCGTGGTTCAGGAATTAAACATCCTGATATGTCAAAAGTTTTAGAGATGATTATCCCTATCCCATCCCTTGAAACACAAGAAAAAATTGTAAAGATTCTTGACCAATTTACTGAGTTACAAGTTAAATTGCGAACGGAATTACAGGCAAGAACAAAACAATATAATTATTATCGGGATATGTTACTAAGCGAAGAGTACTTAAATAAACTTTCTGAAAAGATTGATTTATTAGAAGATAAAAAAGAAATTGTTTGGGATACTATAGGTAACATTTGTACACGACAAAAAGGGATTAATATAACGGCAGGAAAAATGAAAGAACTTCATAAAGATGGTGCCCCTGTTAGAATATTTGCAGGAGGAAGTACATTTGCAGATATTGAAATAAAAGATATTGGTGAAGAAAATATAATTAGAAAAAATAGTATTATAGTTAAATCGCGCGGAAATATTGACTTTGAATTTTATGAAAAAGAATTTAGTCATAAAAATGAAATGTGGTCGTATTCATCAAAGGATGATAAAGAATTAAATATAAAATTTTTATATTATTATTTAAAAAACAACGTAAAATACTTTAGAGATAATGCTATAACCGGTAAATTGCCGCAAATTTCAATAGGAGTTACAGATAATTATAAAATTCCTAAGCCTCATATTTTTGTACAAAACCAAATAGTAAAAGTCCTCGACAAATTTCAGGAACTCCTGACAAATACAACCGGACTATTACCCGAAGAAATATCAAAAAGACAAAAACAATATGAATATTATCGTGAGAGGCTATTGACATTTAATTCAAAATCTGATAACACACACACACACACACACACACACACACACACACACACACACACACACACACACACACACACACACACTAGGTAA
- a CDS encoding restriction endonuclease subunit S, with product MNEAAKIVGVELESKVEWKTLGEIGIFTNGFGMPKSMFDVNGEVGAIHYGHIYTKYNQFVLKPIVKISKENALKLKQVTHGDLVIARTSENIEDVMKTIVYLGNDNAVTGGHAAVYSHNQNPKYMSYVFNGASYFINQKNKLARGVKVIEISTTDMNKIKIPLPSIFVQEHVVSILDKFDALINRAPLKTPFKKD from the coding sequence TTGAACGAAGCTGCAAAAATTGTCGGAGTTGAATTAGAAAGTAAAGTTGAGTGGAAAACTTTGGGAGAAATAGGAATTTTTACAAATGGTTTTGGAATGCCTAAATCGATGTTTGATGTAAATGGTGAAGTTGGAGCAATTCACTATGGACATATATACACTAAGTATAATCAATTTGTATTAAAACCGATTGTGAAAATTTCCAAAGAAAATGCACTAAAATTAAAACAAGTAACACATGGAGATTTGGTTATTGCCCGAACATCGGAAAATATAGAGGATGTAATGAAGACTATTGTGTATTTAGGAAATGATAATGCCGTTACAGGTGGGCATGCAGCAGTTTACTCTCATAACCAAAATCCTAAATATATGTCATACGTATTCAATGGTGCAAGTTATTTTATAAACCAAAAAAACAAGTTGGCAAGAGGAGTTAAAGTTATCGAAATATCTACGACTGATATGAATAAAATAAAAATCCCACTGCCTTCCATATTTGTGCAAGAACATGTTGTATCAATACTTGATAAATTCGATGCTTTAATCAATAGGGCACCTCTAAAAACCCCCTTTAAAAAAGATTAA
- a CDS encoding IS5 family transposase: MKQKGLFDEEDRLRVLSKLGDSLEKLNEKINWEIFKPLLKKALTKEPKGLGGRPAYDYVMMFKIIILQKLYNISDDQTEYQINDRLSFMRFLGLELKDKVPDAKTIWLFKEKLIEARVSKKLFEKFGKELAKNNLIGKEGTIIDATIVEAPIQHNSKDENEQIKNGKIPEQWQEKQNKAKLSQKDCDARWTKKHKRNYYGYKDHIKIDKKSKLILKATVTAANVHDSRELKNLVERKDERLYADSAYIGEEIEGILKAKGIEGQICERGARGKPLTKKQKIGNRKKSKIRARVEHVFGFMTNSMKGIYVRTIGLARATFSIIMMNLTYNLCRYCYLKK, from the coding sequence ATGAAACAAAAAGGATTATTTGATGAAGAAGATCGTTTAAGAGTATTAAGTAAGCTAGGAGATAGTCTTGAAAAATTAAACGAAAAAATAAATTGGGAAATATTCAAGCCCCTATTAAAAAAAGCATTAACTAAAGAGCCAAAAGGTTTAGGCGGAAGACCTGCATACGATTATGTAATGATGTTTAAAATAATAATTTTACAAAAATTATACAACATAAGTGATGACCAAACGGAATATCAAATAAACGATCGGCTATCCTTTATGAGATTTTTAGGATTGGAATTAAAAGATAAAGTACCCGATGCAAAAACAATATGGCTTTTTAAAGAAAAACTCATTGAAGCGAGAGTATCAAAAAAATTATTTGAAAAGTTTGGAAAAGAATTAGCTAAAAATAACTTAATAGGAAAAGAGGGAACGATAATAGATGCGACAATAGTAGAAGCACCGATACAGCATAACAGCAAAGATGAAAATGAACAAATCAAAAACGGAAAAATTCCTGAACAATGGCAAGAAAAACAAAATAAGGCAAAATTATCGCAAAAAGACTGTGATGCGAGGTGGACAAAGAAGCATAAACGTAATTATTACGGTTATAAAGATCATATAAAAATAGATAAAAAAAGTAAGCTTATATTGAAAGCAACGGTAACAGCAGCCAATGTTCATGATAGTAGAGAGTTAAAAAATTTAGTTGAAAGGAAAGATGAAAGATTATACGCAGATAGTGCCTATATAGGAGAAGAAATAGAGGGGATTTTAAAAGCGAAAGGGATAGAAGGACAAATTTGTGAAAGAGGAGCAAGAGGGAAACCTCTTACTAAAAAACAAAAAATCGGTAACAGAAAAAAATCAAAAATACGGGCAAGAGTTGAACATGTATTTGGCTTTATGACAAACTCAATGAAAGGTATCTATGTAAGAACGATAGGACTAGCTCGTGCAACATTTTCGATAATAATGATGAACTTAACATACAACTTATGCCGATATTGCTATCTAAAGAAGTAA